A region of the Neomicrococcus lactis genome:
AGTACTAAAGAGAGCCCCAGGTTAAACAGGAACTGAACAGCAACGAGCGGAATGAACAAAAGCCATAGCCAGGTGATCTTCTCGACCGGGGGAATAGCGAGAATGAGGATGATCATCACCACATAGGCGGGTACATTCGCCATAAATTCACGGAGGTTCGCGGCGACCGGAAGTGTTGCTCGTGGGAAGTTGAACGCCTGAACAACTGACTTGTTGTTGTTGATTGAGCGCGCGCCGCTGATGATGCCCTGCGTGGTGAATCGGAACATGAATGTTCCGATGATCAGATACCCGAGGAAGTTTGGAACTCCGGAGCCGGTTCCCAAAAGGAGTCCGAAGACGAAGTAGTACGTTGCGCCGTTCAAAATCGGATTGAGTACCAGCCATACTTTGCCCAAGCGATCCTCGTCGTGTCCTGCTGCCACGCGAGCTTGCGAATCGAAGTAGATGAATGAGCGATAGCGCCAGATTTCTTTCAAGTAGGCCCAGAAACCGGGGCGTGCACCAACTCGAAGCAGCTTCGCCGGGTCAATCGAGTATTCCTTCACAGACGAGTTTGAAGATGACTCGTCTGGTTGGGAAGTGGTGGGGTCTTGACCCGTAGGACTCATTGATGAACCTTTCACGGAAATGAAACTGCCGCGCAGGCAACAGCCTGATGATTCTATCAGCGGTATGTCATCCGAACAGGGAAGCTCTGGCCTGCTGAGCTATGATCGAGTCGTCGCTTATCACCACTGTAGAGGATGAATCTTGCTCAAAGTCATGCCGATTTATGGCACGCGTCCGGAAGCTATCAAGATGGCACCTATTGTTAAGGCGCTTCAAGAGTCAGAGCACTTTGAGTGCATTGTCACAGTAACTGGTCAGCACCGCGAGATGTTGGATCAGGTGAATGACCTTTTCGGAATCAAGCCTGATCATGATTTGAACATCATTCAGCCGCGCCAGACGCTGAACGGTGTGATGACTCGGACGATCGAGGGCCTCGACAAGCTTTTCGAAGAGGACAAGCCCGACGCAGTCATTGTGCAGGGTGACACCACCACCTCGACGGCTGGAGCTATCGCGGCGTTCTACCGCGGCATTCC
Encoded here:
- a CDS encoding ABC transporter permease; protein product: MSPTGQDPTTSQPDESSSNSSVKEYSIDPAKLLRVGARPGFWAYLKEIWRYRSFIYFDSQARVAAGHDEDRLGKVWLVLNPILNGATYYFVFGLLLGTGSGVPNFLGYLIIGTFMFRFTTQGIISGARSINNNKSVVQAFNFPRATLPVAANLREFMANVPAYVVMIILILAIPPVEKITWLWLLFIPLVAVQFLFNLGLSLVLARIVTRFSDFIHIISFGTRIWLYLSAVFFAADRFADHPVLMAFMHANPMYCVLEIARDALLYGTLPALNRWLVLIAWTVVLLIIGSWVFWRAEESYGRES